The Lycium barbarum isolate Lr01 chromosome 9, ASM1917538v2, whole genome shotgun sequence genome has a segment encoding these proteins:
- the LOC132611232 gene encoding 1-aminocyclopropane-1-carboxylate oxidase homolog 1-like: MSGTADSQADLTMDYDPLKEIKAFDDTKAGVKGLVDAGIVEIPKFFIRPPHELAEELTQGKSTLQVPVIDLSGIEIQDRRKKIVDEIREASEKWGFFRLINHGVPPSILEGMIDGIRDFHEQDAEVKKEYYSCDVGRNVRYHSNPHINQTKTAKWRDTLNISTLASGHIEPEEIPAICRKTSLEYINHVMKLGEIILGLLSEALGLKSDHLKATECDKGQVFVCHYYPACPQPELTLGVAKHKDPAFLAFLLQDQIGGLQVMHNNQWVNVEPIEHGLVVSIADFLQILSNDKFVSADHRVVANKIGPRISVASFFTGVFEPPKMYGPIKELISEENPPLYKEFLVSDYITKLSSKPPDKSGLDLFRLVSPSSSEHLYSPSENTIIMCTGQ; the protein is encoded by the exons ATGTCCGGAACTGCAGATTCTCAAGCTGACTTAACAATGGATTACGATCCATTGAAGGAAATAAAAGCTTTTGATGATACAAAAGCTGGTGTGAAGGGACTAGTTGATGCTGGAATAGTAGAAATACCAAAATTTTTCATTAGGCCACCTCATGAACTTGCTGAAGAGTTGACGCAGGGAAAGTCAACTCTACAGGTTCCAGTGATAGATCTCAGTGGCATAGAGATTCAAGATCGACGTAAGAAGATTGTCGATGAAATAAGGGAAGCATCAGAGAAGTGGGGATTTTTCCGACTGATAAATCATGGGGTTCCTCCAAGTATTTTGGAAGGAATGATTGATGGGATTCGTGATTTTCACGAACAAGATGCTGAAGTGAAGAAAGAGTACTATTCGTGCGATGTAGGGAGAAATGTTAGATACCATAGCAATCCTCATATAAATCAAACAAAGACTGCAAAATGGAGGGACACATTGAACATTTCTACACTAGCTTCTGGTCACATTGAACCTGAAGAAATACCAGCAATTTGCAG GAAGACATCTCTCGAGTACATAAATCATGTGATGAAACTTGGGGAAATTATTCTTGGCTTACTATCAGAAGCTCTTGGGCTAAAATCTGACCACTTGAAAGCCACAGAATGTGACAAAGGACAAGTATTTGTATGCCATTACTACCCAGCATGCCCTCAGCCAGAGCTAACTCTTGGTGTCGCTAAGCATAAAGATCCTGCTTTCCTCGCCTTTCTGCTGCAAGATCAAATTGGCGGCCTTCAAGTCATGCATAATAACCAATGGGTCAATGTTGAACCGATTGAACATGGATTGGTTGTTAGTATTGCTGACTTTCTTCAG ATCCTATCAAACGACAAGTTTGTAAGTGCAGACCATAGAGTTGTAGCGAATAAGATAGGACCAAGGATATCAGTGGCAAGCTTTTTCACCGGTGTTTTTGAACCTCCGAAGATGTATGGTCCAATCAAAGAGCTCATATCAGAAGAAAACCCCCCACTATATAAAGAATTTCTTGTGAGCGATTACATCACGAAGCTTTCCTCTAAGCCACCTGATAAGTCTGGTCTTGATCTTTTCAGACTGGTATCGCCTAGCAGCAGTGAACATCTGTATAGTCCTTCTGAAAACACTATAATCATGTGTACTGGTCAATGA